GAATTTGATTGGTCGGCATGTATGGAAAAATTTGAAAACAAACTCTACCAACTTGTGGAAGCAGGTCGATTTAGTAACAGCTGAGTAGCTCTTGAGCAGGGGAGCAGGGGAGCAGGGGTGCAGGGGAGCAGGGGTGCAGGGGAGAAGGGGAGCAGGGGAGAAGGGGAGCAGGGGAGAAGGGGAGCAGGGGAAGAAATAACCTAGCGTGGTAAAATTCACTAGAGAAGACGACTCTCTAGATTAGCTAAGTAAGCCTTGGGGTCTCTGCGAAATCGATACTGTTCAATTCTGGCTTTGTGGTGTTTCTGCAATTGAGAGCGTAATTCGAGCCAAGTATGAATATCAACTTGTGCTAAATCAGATGCGGTAAAAGAATGAAGTTTAGTGGCGATCGCGCAAGCAAGTTTGACAGAACCACGAATGACGAGGGATGAGGGGGCAACCTTACGACCAGTACAACGACGTTGATGATGACGTAGCATACCAAAAGCATGTTCTAAGTCATTATTAGTTCTGGGAAAATCTTCAATTTCATAACAATGAAAAAGTCCAGACCAGTAGTTATGAGTGGTTTTTATAAAGTTATCAATTGCACTGTTCAGTGTACCAGCTTTCTGCTTTTGTTGGGACATTTCTGTTAACAGTTGCTGATAACTTTGTTTGACTCCAGCAGCATCAAGAGCTATTTTATTGTTGAGAATATTACTAGCTTTATCAACCCACTCATATGCAACCCTAACAGGTGAAAATAAAGATGCAGTCGCAGATAATCCCTTAGCTATCAGGTGTTTTAGGTTGACTAAAGGTGGTGGTAAAGCACTTTTTTTTCCATCCTTTCTAAGCTTTGCTCTATCAATGTCAAATTTTCTTGTAACTTTAATCCAGATGGCTAAGCGCGGTGGATGACCATCATTGGTTATAGAACTACGTACTGCCGAGCAATAATCTTCAATAATAGTCGCCAAATCCTTCTCTTCATTGGCAACACTACGTTCAATATCTCGTAATCCTCTAACTTTTTTCTTTAATTCCTTTTTTGCATGTCGATCCGCCTCATATATGGGTTTAATTGCTTCTTTTAGGTAATGATAATGACACAAACCATGAGCTATTTTTGGTAATGCTACCCCAACAGCTTTGCGAATTGATTGTTGTCCATCACTAACAACTCCATCAATTGGTACATCTAGGGTATTAGTTACTTCTAGTAATAACGCCACTAAATCTTCATTCCTTGATGATAATAAGGTTTTAGCAAGTAAAATTTCTCCTGATAAGCAATCTCGAATTACCCATAATACCTCATGTCCAATTTCTGGCTGCATTCCATCGATCGCTAATATCACCCGTCCTTGATTAGCCACTATTGCTTTTAACCTTTTATGGTCTTTTAGCCACAAAGAAAGTAACTCGTCATATCTGTCAATTAGGTGCGGGATGAAAAACCAGTGCCGAATTAAAACTACTATTGAAGAAGAATTCAGAAGTCAGAATTCAGGAGTCAGAATGCAATTCTAGGGGGATTCAAACCCACCACTGAATTGTTGCACCACCAAATTGAAAATTTGGTGGGGGAATTAAACCCAGTTATTCATCCACCAGTCGTACAGAATTCATACTGAATTCTGACTCCCGACTCCTGAATTCTATTTTGTTAAAAATCCCACCATTCGCTTTCTATTTGTAGCCTTGGCATTTTTAATTATTAATGTTTGGATTTATCTAGTCTGGCATTATCTTAGTCGCTTAAAAAGAAGTTCCAGACAAGTTTTCTCTCATCTATTTACGCTCAAACAGATGCTTGAATTTTTACGTCAAGCCGTAGACCGCAACTATGGGGTAGCCTGCGAAGTTTGTTTACCATCTGGCTGATTTTGATTGATTTTTAGAGTTCATCCTATAAGCCAATCTTATCATTGTTCTGAGACGATCAGCTTTTTTCCATTCCTCCAAAAACGGTATCGTACACTACTATTTTTTAGCGATCGCCAAACTTTTCGGTCTACTGAAGGTATATACAGCAGATTGCAACTTGGTGCGGTACAGACGATTGTAAGGGCGAACGGCGTTCGCCCCTACTCGTGTACCTCATTTACCTGAAAAACGCTGTATTATATATATTTTAGCAGTTTTTGACCCCCTATTTTTGAGAAATTTGCGAACAATCCCAGTTAAATATTGATCAACGCTCGGATGTTGCCAATATCATAGTTCAAATCAGCGAATTGCTGCTTATAGCCTGCCAAAGTATTTCTAAATTCATCAGGAATATCGTCATCTTCATTCTTGAGAATATAGCCATATTTAATGGCAGTTAGAACATTGACCATATAGATGAGATTGGTCGATTCTGCGATATTGGGGGCAATGTTTGGATCATCTTCACTGCCAAAACTACCATTACGTAATGCCAGAGAATTATAGAACAGTTCTCCCCCTTCATCAGCCTGAGAATCATTTACCCAGGAATGCCATAAAGTGATAATAAAGACAACATAACGACATAACTCTTTTAAGTTTTGGATATCTGCCGCACTAGGTTGATCTGATGTCGTTATCGGGCGAGTTGCCTTAACTTTACCATTAACAGTTGCCCTGGGAATGTCGGGTTTGTCAAGTTCATTGTAATCATACCAGTCGTAGTCGTTATCATTAACAGAGCCGCATAGTGGGGATGGTTCGTAAGCGACGCTATGTTCTACGAGATCATCTGAAAAACGACGAATTTCCACCCATTCTTTGACGATTTCCTCTTGGTACGCTTCAAAGAAAGTATCAATGTATTCGGTTAAAACCTGCCAGTAAAGATTAGTTATCTTAGCAAAGGTATGTGACTTGCACAGTGGCTGACGTGGTTTCCAGCCTTTCCAATCATAAGTTGCCATACTTTCTTTGCAAACCTGTACCACCGATGCGGCTGTTAATGGTCCATTAGTGGTAACTAAGCCAACTGTTGGCGATACTAAAACTTCATCAGCCCTTTGATTAATATTAACCAAACTTTTTAAGTGAGGAGATAATATCAAACGGACAGGATTTTTGCGTAAATTTCGGAAAGCAGCAATGGTATATTGTTCCATCTGTAAATGAGCCTTAATATAATGCTCAATCATTTCTGCTGCAAAGAAGCTATTAGTCCGAAAAATACGTTTTGCTTGTGACCATTTTTCCCCATCTTTAGGTGTATAAGTAACGGGGTCTTTTAGGCGAGAATGAGGAGCATAAGAATCAGGATAACGGCTTTGAACAGTGATAGCGGTAACTACCAAATCGTCCCCTTTCAATTCAAAAAATGCTTCCACATTATTGAGGTCGTGGTGCTGATCCTTTTCATACTTATCCCAAATGAATGCAGTTTTAAACAGATTAGGATTTTGCTTATTACGCTTCAGTAAACAGGGATTCATCCCATTGAGAACCCGCAAAACAAAATATTCATCGCTGCGGCTATAACCAGGATTTTTTTTATCAAGATTGATGGTCAAATTTGGGGGATAATCCGCTTGAATTTCTCGCAGAGTAGGCCGATCTGGATGGAGACTATTAGTAATAACGTGTTTAGCTTTAATTGGCACTAAACCACTAGCCGCATCATAACCCTGGAGGGTACGACCAACCGAATAATCATCGGGTGTACCTTCTAATTCACTAAAAAATAGACGAGCGAAAGGGCTATCGGGTTTATACAACCAGTAAGGGACTGTACAGGTGCCAAAATCATATTCTTTTTGCTTTACATTGTCTGGCCCTTTGATGATGTAAGCAATACGATAAGTAGAAACTGGCTCATTATTACTATCAAAGGTAATCCGATTTTCTAGCAATCTTAATTCTAAATCTGGCGTGTCTATAAACCGTGCATCTGCTGGATCATAATAGATAGTGAATTGACCATTATGATCAGTAATACCAGTACCTAAAAAGTCACCAGGGGTACCGATATCTCTGTCCCACAATTCTAATTGAATATTGTGTAATGGCTTGTTACTATCACTAAAAACTAACTTTCCTTTAACTTTGGATAATTCCTCAATCGGCTTATTAAACTTCTGTTCACGGATTTGAACAATGCTTTTTTTTGCTTTGCCTTCGACTTTGTTTTTACCTAAAGCACTATCAGCTACTTTAATGCCTAGAACTTGTTTTACTTCATTGGCAATTTTGTTTATCTTATCTGACATGATAATGACTCCTGAACAGGATAATGAATATTTACTGTGGAAATTCTTGCTGAATTACTTTACCAAAAAATTCAGCAAGAAAGCGAGGAGAGCAGGTACTCCTTGAAAGACAATAATTAAGCGATTTACTGTCATTGCTCCAAAGATAGCTGCAATTATTAAACAACTCAGAAAGAAAACCTTAATAGAAAAATCCCCAAGGATTAATCCAAAAAAGATTCCAAATCCTAAAAATCCGTTGTAAAGTCCTTGGTTAGCACCCATATAAGTTGTCATTGCTGCTAATTCTGGAGACATCTTGAAAGCACGAAGACTAGTATGACTTTGCCAAAAAAATATCTCCAAAATCATAATTGCAATTTGCACAATACCAGCAATACAGACGGCAATATCTGCTAATAACTTCATGGTGTACTTCCTTAAGAAACTCGTTAATTGTGATTACTTATCATAAGCAACCACAAAACGGCTTGGTATATAACCTTGATAATTAATTTTGCTTTCATCCCCAGCAATAAATCTTAACCCAGGCCTAAGCATAATTTGTTTGACTACTTCCGGAACCACTAATGCACCGATATGTTCTCCCAAACAGGTATGACTTCCATAACCAAAGTGCATATAGTTATAGTTGGGACGGTCAATGGAAAACTCATCAGGATTTTTCACCACAGCCGGATCAAACATAGCTGAACCAACACCAGCTAAGACAACGCTTCTAGCAGGAATACGGGTTTCTCTGGGGGTTCCTGCGGCTAATGTATAATCAGCCTCACAAAAACGTACCAGAAAGGGACTAAAGGGATTAAAACGAATAGCCTCCCAGACATACTTATCAAAAGTCTTGTCATCATTGGCTTGAGCTGCTGCTAAGGCCTTTTGGAAAATTTCAGGACGTTTGAGTAGTTGTTCTATTGCTTGAGTGATTACTTGGGCAGTGCCTTCGATACTTCCTACTAATAAAATGATCATGTGGCTGATGATTTTAGTTTCATCAAAGGAAATATCGTTAGCGAATTTTGTTGTCGCTAACCGGGTAAAAACGTCTGCGGGTGCTGTAGTAGCGACTGGCTGTGTTTTTTTCTGTTTGAGGAGTTCAGTTAGATAAGTACGCATCTCATTACCAGATTGAACCGAAGCTTCATGAACTTTCGGATCATTGGTCAAGTTTCTGAACATATCATCTTGGGTTGTTTTTGCCCAACGATACATGGTTGCTAAATCAGGGCCAGGAAAACCAAAATATTCGCCACAAAGCTTGATGGGTACAAATTTGGCTAAATCCTGTACAACTTCAATTTTCCCCGTAGCTGCTGATTTATCTAATGCAGATTTAGCAATTTCTCCTACCTTTTTTCTGACAAATGGTAAATCCTCCAATCGCAACACCGTTCTCATAACTGACTTGTCCCCCCAGTTATATTCTGAGTTATCCCTGGCCAGCATACAAGGGCCAAAAACCGGGTCCATTTTGGGAGCAAAAGCTCTGACTGAGAAGTATTCTGGGCGAGATAAAATTTCTTGCACGTCAGGAAATAAACTTACAAGAACGAATTTAGGGGTAATAAAAATGGGTCGATTTGACCGCAATTCTTTAAATAATCCTTGCCAATCTGTCCAAACTCCTTGATTAACAACTTGAACTCTCTCAGCAATATTTTCTGCCGGAATACTGTCGTACTTTTCTAAATAAGAAAAGGGCATATAAGTAACACTCCACTGTGCGTATGGTGCATTATTTGGGTCATCAACATGAATCGTTACAGTATCAGGATACACAGCGTTAGGAGAGCAGCCTCTACACCGTGCTACGTACTTGCCAGTATCTGCTTTTAAGGCGTATTTGCCATTCGCTAAACGTTCAGGAGTAAATTGAGCATAGGGTAAGGAGGGATCATCTACATGAACAGTAACAAAGTCTGGATAAGCACCTTTAACGATGCAGCCCCGACATCGCGCCACATACTTACCTGTGTCTGCTTTGAGGGCAATCTTACCACCACCCACATCAACAACCTCAAATTGTGCGTATGGATGGCTAGAGACAGGACTGTCGATATGTACTGTGATTGTGTCAGGATTGTTCCCGACAGTTTGCTGACAGTTATTGCAACGAGAAAACCATTTTCCGGTGTCTGCTTGTAAGGCTATTTTTAGACCTTTTAGCATTTAGGAATTATCTCCATTTTTTGTTTATGGAATTTTGATTTAAAGACATCCCTATTTCTTGATCTTGGGAATGACTTTTTCTAGATTTTTTGGTCGATAATCTGGACTGTTTTTCAACCGCTCAATTGCGCTTTCATGAAGGTCTTCAACAGCATCCCCGATTTCACGCAGCTTAATTCCTGCCAATTTAAAGAAGCCGGGATCGTTCTTAAATTTGCAACTATAATCAGGCTTAATCCCTGTCGGAATGGCGCTGATATCGAATTCTAGACCTAATTCCAATTCCCCAATGGAATCAATCATCCACTTCAAAGCTGCATCTGATAATCCCCTGTGTTCTTCTGTACCACCACCAACGCAACCATGTTCACCCGGAAACCATTTTTGAATCACACGCTGATTTTCAGCTTCAGGATTCTTCTGCATACGAGTTACAGCAAAAACTTCCCGCACTTCATCAATCGCCATGGCGTGCAATGCATTGAAAATATACTTATTCAAAGTAGTGTCGTGGAATTTATAACGCTGATGAAGCTGATCGCTAAACATTTTCAATCCAGGAGTTACGGGAATACCAAGAGCGCCGACAGTGTCAAAGCAACCCAACAGGGTAATAGGAACTCGCTCACCATGAGCTTCACGATATTGCTTTGCTTGGTTATCTTTGGGTTTAACCCCGCGATCGCGGTAAAGTTCGTAAGCTTCTGGTGCTTTTTGGATATGTGGACGCTCTAGAAGTCCTGAACAGTAAATCATTCCCGCTAAACTTCTAGCTGTGTATGCACCACGACTAAAGCCGAATAGATAAATTTCATCACCACGCACATAGTTAAGAGACAAAAATCGATAACCATCTTGTATATTTTGATCGATCCCAGCTCCTGTCGCACCACCCATAATCTTTTGGCTTTCCGTACCAATACCTTCATCATAAAAAACAATCTGTGGAGTGCCATCTACAGCGGTTGGTGT
Above is a window of Nostoc sp. UHCC 0702 DNA encoding:
- a CDS encoding ISNCY family transposase, whose translation is MANQGRVILAIDGMQPEIGHEVLWVIRDCLSGEILLAKTLLSSRNEDLVALLLEVTNTLDVPIDGVVSDGQQSIRKAVGVALPKIAHGLCHYHYLKEAIKPIYEADRHAKKELKKKVRGLRDIERSVANEEKDLATIIEDYCSAVRSSITNDGHPPRLAIWIKVTRKFDIDRAKLRKDGKKSALPPPLVNLKHLIAKGLSATASLFSPVRVAYEWVDKASNILNNKIALDAAGVKQSYQQLLTEMSQQKQKAGTLNSAIDNFIKTTHNYWSGLFHCYEIEDFPRTNNDLEHAFGMLRHHQRRCTGRKVAPSSLVIRGSVKLACAIATKLHSFTASDLAQVDIHTWLELRSQLQKHHKARIEQYRFRRDPKAYLANLESRLL
- a CDS encoding lipoxygenase, translated to MSDKINKIANEVKQVLGIKVADSALGKNKVEGKAKKSIVQIREQKFNKPIEELSKVKGKLVFSDSNKPLHNIQLELWDRDIGTPGDFLGTGITDHNGQFTIYYDPADARFIDTPDLELRLLENRITFDSNNEPVSTYRIAYIIKGPDNVKQKEYDFGTCTVPYWLYKPDSPFARLFFSELEGTPDDYSVGRTLQGYDAASGLVPIKAKHVITNSLHPDRPTLREIQADYPPNLTINLDKKNPGYSRSDEYFVLRVLNGMNPCLLKRNKQNPNLFKTAFIWDKYEKDQHHDLNNVEAFFELKGDDLVVTAITVQSRYPDSYAPHSRLKDPVTYTPKDGEKWSQAKRIFRTNSFFAAEMIEHYIKAHLQMEQYTIAAFRNLRKNPVRLILSPHLKSLVNINQRADEVLVSPTVGLVTTNGPLTAASVVQVCKESMATYDWKGWKPRQPLCKSHTFAKITNLYWQVLTEYIDTFFEAYQEEIVKEWVEIRRFSDDLVEHSVAYEPSPLCGSVNDNDYDWYDYNELDKPDIPRATVNGKVKATRPITTSDQPSAADIQNLKELCRYVVFIITLWHSWVNDSQADEGGELFYNSLALRNGSFGSEDDPNIAPNIAESTNLIYMVNVLTAIKYGYILKNEDDDIPDEFRNTLAGYKQQFADLNYDIGNIRALINI
- a CDS encoding DUF1304 domain-containing protein, translating into MKLLADIAVCIAGIVQIAIMILEIFFWQSHTSLRAFKMSPELAAMTTYMGANQGLYNGFLGFGIFFGLILGDFSIKVFFLSCLIIAAIFGAMTVNRLIIVFQGVPALLAFLLNFLVK
- a CDS encoding cytochrome P450; the encoded protein is MLKGLKIALQADTGKWFSRCNNCQQTVGNNPDTITVHIDSPVSSHPYAQFEVVDVGGGKIALKADTGKYVARCRGCIVKGAYPDFVTVHVDDPSLPYAQFTPERLANGKYALKADTGKYVARCRGCSPNAVYPDTVTIHVDDPNNAPYAQWSVTYMPFSYLEKYDSIPAENIAERVQVVNQGVWTDWQGLFKELRSNRPIFITPKFVLVSLFPDVQEILSRPEYFSVRAFAPKMDPVFGPCMLARDNSEYNWGDKSVMRTVLRLEDLPFVRKKVGEIAKSALDKSAATGKIEVVQDLAKFVPIKLCGEYFGFPGPDLATMYRWAKTTQDDMFRNLTNDPKVHEASVQSGNEMRTYLTELLKQKKTQPVATTAPADVFTRLATTKFANDISFDETKIISHMIILLVGSIEGTAQVITQAIEQLLKRPEIFQKALAAAQANDDKTFDKYVWEAIRFNPFSPFLVRFCEADYTLAAGTPRETRIPARSVVLAGVGSAMFDPAVVKNPDEFSIDRPNYNYMHFGYGSHTCLGEHIGALVVPEVVKQIMLRPGLRFIAGDESKINYQGYIPSRFVVAYDK
- a CDS encoding DUF2235 domain-containing protein, giving the protein MKRLILCFDGTWQDLKSACPSNVVKLAQAITPTAVDGTPQIVFYDEGIGTESQKIMGGATGAGIDQNIQDGYRFLSLNYVRGDEIYLFGFSRGAYTARSLAGMIYCSGLLERPHIQKAPEAYELYRDRGVKPKDNQAKQYREAHGERVPITLLGCFDTVGALGIPVTPGLKMFSDQLHQRYKFHDTTLNKYIFNALHAMAIDEVREVFAVTRMQKNPEAENQRVIQKWFPGEHGCVGGGTEEHRGLSDAALKWMIDSIGELELGLEFDISAIPTGIKPDYSCKFKNDPGFFKLAGIKLREIGDAVEDLHESAIERLKNSPDYRPKNLEKVIPKIKK